In Bactrocera neohumeralis isolate Rockhampton chromosome 5, APGP_CSIRO_Bneo_wtdbg2-racon-allhic-juicebox.fasta_v2, whole genome shotgun sequence, the genomic window ATACGAGGCGGATCTGCGCAAAAAGACGTTGGACGTCATTAAGGTACGAAGCTAGCTTGAAGATTTGTGTAAATATAGCATTCTTACATTCATTCAAACTATTTCAACAGCTCTATCTAACGCGTACACCAGAGGATGTGCTTAAGGAGCTTTTCGAGACTGCCAAAACACAACTTTCTAACACGGCCGTCGGCACCTTCGAATACGACTCGATTTTCGACATCAACGCTGCTTTGCTGCTCTTCCAAACCAGCGAAATCATACGTGTGTTCTTCGAGGAGTTCATAGTACCCGTGCTGAAGAACGAAAAGTCCAAGCTGGTCGCCAAAGAtgagcaaaaattgaaaaagcaaCAGCGCAGAACATATGAGTAcgttaaaaagtattaaatttgtttgaaaataaccgttattaataatattttttttttactacagaCTCCTGCGTGATATACTCACTTCCGAGGCAGCTTCGTGTCAGAAATTCGCACGCAAAAATAGCATAGCCTTACAGAAACTGCTGCTGGACGCATTTGCCACAAGCTGTGCTGTGTGCCAGGCCGCCCGTTTGAGGTTAGGTTTGAGATTTggaaatttagaattttaactaatttataaACTTTGCATTTTGCAACTTAGATGcctgaaaattattattgaaaaccGTAAATCTCTAACTGTGAATGACAAAATTGTTATGAAAACCATACCGGAAGCTGTGATCTCATATAAGGAGTTTTCGACGCGCAAAGAAAATGTCTCCGAAGAACTCATTACATTCTTGGTGAATTTGTATCAGGTATTTATTTTGTCCCATGAATagtaattttccaaatatttaatattattttattatttctaaaccACAGGAGGCTGGCAAATTGAATGATTTCGTCGATATACTGACGGCCGGTTTTGCCGGCGATGAGTCGCTTATTACCAACACCATATTGGCTTTCCGCACTGTGGTCCAACAGCAGGGCAAAAATCTAACAATTAACACACTCGAATTCATAATGGAGCAGATACTAGTGTTTCTCGTGCAGAAGACACGCTCATTGGCCGAAGCGTCGGTCGCCTTTCTGATAACATTCATCAAAGTAATGCCCTCACCGCTGGTTGCCAACCATTTGCAAACGATTGTAAGTTTCTTTTATGACTTAAGTGTCGCAGTaactaattttaaagaaaaatttagatGAAAGCGCTCTCCGCCATGGCGAAGGACACAAAACGTTATTGCCGCATACAAATCGGTTATTTGTTGAAAAAGCTTTGCAAGCGCTTCACAGCTGAAGAGCTGATCAAGTTCGTGCCTGGCGATGATGAGGTGACACATCGACGTCTGAAGAAAATACGCAAGCAAATGCGTCGTGAGAACAGACAGCAGCTGAACGAAAAGGATAAGAAGGACGAAGAGGAATCAGAGGATGAATTCGTGGCTGGGCTAGAAAAGAAGAGTGTGACGTATGTTgctatttttgattttgtgactgttgttattattattggtattatatatgtatgttgctattattattttgttgttgttgttaatattacaattttgtcgttttactgttgttatttttgttgttaatatattatttttattactttttattattatatttttttattttttttttttttatttatttttatttttttttttttttttttttttttttttttttttttttttatttttttttttttattttttttttttttttttttttttttttttttttttttttattttttttttttttttttatttttttttttttttttttttttttttttttatttttattttttttttgttgttgttgttttacttcCGTCTATAATACCAACACTTATGTAATCCCCTTGCAGCATTGATGACATTTTGGCCGACTCCGATTCCGATTTGCCCGAAGACATGGATACAGACGACGACGAGGGCAATAAGGCTGAAAAGAAGAGCAAGAAGCGCGCCAACACTTTTATACGCGAAGATCCGGAGGACATTGTGGATTTGGCTGATATTAAGTCAGTCGGAAATGTGTTGAGTGCGTTTGCAATAATTGCATATATCCGTTATGTGTTTTTTATGTAACGGTTCCACTTTTTCGCCCCCAACAGCAAATCGTCCCGATGAGAATGCAAACGCTGCGGGcagcacaaaaacaaagaataaGGATCCAAATCGTGGCTTCAAAACCGCCGAAGATGGAAGACTGATTATAAGCGATAAAGCATTGCGTGGCGTTGGTGGCGACGAGAGCAGCAGCGATGGcaatgatgatgatgaggatGACGAAGACGAAGGTGTCGAGGTGAAGAAAGCGCCTAAGCGTGGCATGGAGGTGGACTCAAGTGATggttggttgtttttttttatataattttattgttataccCAGATCAGGGTGTATTAAATTTGCTACgaagttatacatatgtataactaacGGATCAGTAAGCTGGGTCAATTTATACGGTCCGTGAGTCTGTTCAAACTAAcccattaaaatcaaattcttgtatggaaactttttttatttgtgaagggtatcatAGCTTCGGCGCAACTTTAGTTGACCTTTTTTCCTGTTCTTCTTTTTTGTAATCAATTTAATTTCGTAGAAGAAGAAATGCCTGCCACGAGCCGTAAACGTAAAGCAACAGACGCCACCAGCATGCGTTCGGGCAAAACATCGGCCTCCAAATATGTGGCCGGTGGTAAGGGTATACATCGTCCCTTGGGCGCCGCCAGTGATGCGATATCCATGAAATCCGGTTACTCAGCAAAAACAGCTAAATCTGGAAAGTCTGCAGCCGCCTCCGCGTACGCTGGGAGCGACTACACGACTAAGAAAGCCAAAGGTGATATGAAGAAGAAGGGCAAACTCGATCCATTTGCGTATATACCGCTCACTAGAAACACGCTGAACAAACGGTACGTTAACTTTACagttttcattcatttcattgttttacataattttatttatttgctatttgtttttgttgttttacagAAAACGCGCAAAACATGCAGGCACGTTTAAGAACATAGTGAACGGCGCACGCAAAGGCGCGCTGAAAGGTGTCAAACAAAGAGTCGCCAAGgcttacaaataataaaacaataaaacgtAATGCAATAAACCGCAAActaactgtatgtatatatataaaataaaataaaattatcttgTTAACTAGTAAGAGTTATAAATCAAAACAGTGGCagagaataaaactttaaatcattatttaaacaACTACAATGAAAGCACACGTACACAATTCTATTATCACCTATTTGTTAGATccttatgcaaaaaaaaaaacattttagtcaTTACACCTGAGTACAAACATTTCTATTAAGAGGCATTGAGTTTTGTACAACCAATTAGCAGCGCACCACACCAAAGCATTGTAAACTTTTTCGCGTTGCCAACTTATTTACAGTTTTTGAAAGAACTGTTTTTCGATATGTGTTTGTCGCCATTCACCCTCGGGATCTAGTCCAGCCATTGTTTCCTCGTAGAAATGCATTTTATTGTGCTCATCAATCAGTATAACGGTGTGTGTGCGACTGCCGTAGTCCGCTAACGGCACATTCACATTCAACGCACTCAAGTGTTCGCCCCAATTGGGCGCGCGTCGTTTCAATTCCGCATCTGGCCAAAACTTTTGTTTACACTTTaacaaattctttaaatttgtcACTAATTCATTTTGTAGATTTTGCGCATCCTCTAACGGCGTGTTTGACAGCTTTTTGTTGAAATTCTCGACAATGTTTTGGAAACGTTGACGTCCGTGGATGACTTTCTGAAAAGGTACGGCATCCAGACTGTTGCCAAAACCATAAGATTTGCCATCAGCATAATGCTCCAAAGTGGGCGGCGAATTGCTTAACAGCGTTATAGCAGCAGGTCTATTCGCAtcactgaaataaaaataatgtttttataagattaaaatataaatattaataaataaatatataaaaatataaatgttactAACCCAATTTCGATTGACACAAAATTGAAAGCGCTGTACTTGGTGCAATCGGCCAATAGTTCAGCGTTGTAAGATTTTATATTGCAATCATCCGTGGAAGAGACAAAATTTGAGACGATCATGCCACGGcctaacaaaaaattttcattgttcAGTAGTAGTAATGGTTTGTTGTCTGTAGGAGGAGTGTTGTTCCCTGTTGTATCAGCCTTATTGTTGTCATAATTGAAGTGCATTATGTTATGGTGTGTAGCTATgcgcatatatatatgtttcaAGTTGTTTTATGAATTATTGTTTATCAGCGTATTAGAGATTAGCGTAAATAACATTGATTTATTTGCATTGACAAAAATAAGtggttaataaatatttttgtatacgaACCACACACAAAGGCATCATGCAAGTTCAATTCGTGATAAGTAAACGTTAATGTGTGAATGTACGTTTGTATGCAGTTAGGGGTCAATGAGCCGTAGTAAGTAAAGTAACAAAGGTTAGCATATGACAACATTTTATATCTAGCTAGTGGCTTGATAATGCTTACCCGCAGCATTCCTTGGTTTTGGTTCGCCAGTCAAATTCAGCAACGCACCTATTTTAAATACGCCACCATGACCACCAATAGCTAGCCAAGTGCCACCTTCACGTCCAGGTTCGAGGTCAATGCCTGATGTGCAAtacgaaaattcaaaacaaagaaaacatactgcatgaattgttgcatatttatgtatgtcagTACTCACCTCCATAAACATGTTCGGCGTTAGCCCACTTTGCTGCATCTTGTGTATCTCTGGCGAAATATTCATCCCGATTTGATGCTAGAATAAGCTTATAACCGCCGGAGGTTGGATTTGAGTTCACGTAAAAAAATAtcacacacatattttttgatatttgtggAAAAATGCTGTTagttttctcttattttttgcgttttaaaTCCTAAACGTGTCAGTGGAGCGAATAAATCGTGAGTACTGCCGAAGGCAATTGTCTAAATTTCTTTAGAGGTCTTTATGTATTCACATATATAGTGCGTTTAAGATTGTTTTGCGAGATGTGGCACAGT contains:
- the LOC126758832 gene encoding transport and Golgi organization protein 2 isoform X1, with product MCVIFFYVNSNPTSGGYKLILASNRDEYFARDTQDAAKWANAEHVYGGIDLEPGREGGTWLAIGGHGGVFKIGALLNLTGEPKPRNAAATHHNIMHFNYDNNKADTTGNNTPPTDNKPLLLLNNENFLLGRGMIVSNFVSSTDDCNIKSYNAELLADCTKYSAFNFVSIEIGDANRPAAITLLSNSPPTLEHYADGKSYGFGNSLDAVPFQKVIHGRQRFQNIVENFNKKLSNTPLEDAQNLQNELVTNLKNLLKCKQKFWPDAELKRRAPNWGEHLSALNVNVPLADYGSRTHTVILIDEHNKMHFYEETMAGLDPEGEWRQTHIEKQFFQKL
- the LOC126758832 gene encoding transport and Golgi organization protein 2 isoform X2 → MCVIFFYVNSNPTSGGYKLILASNRDEYFARDTQDAAKWANAEHVYGGIDLEPGREGGTWLAIGGHGGVFKIGALLNLTGEPKPRNAAGRGMIVSNFVSSTDDCNIKSYNAELLADCTKYSAFNFVSIEIGDANRPAAITLLSNSPPTLEHYADGKSYGFGNSLDAVPFQKVIHGRQRFQNIVENFNKKLSNTPLEDAQNLQNELVTNLKNLLKCKQKFWPDAELKRRAPNWGEHLSALNVNVPLADYGSRTHTVILIDEHNKMHFYEETMAGLDPEGEWRQTHIEKQFFQKL